From Deltaproteobacteria bacterium, one genomic window encodes:
- a CDS encoding L,D-transpeptidase, whose product MIGRPGRNALWLMIGAAAVLAFAAMGRADDRRHFKPAVPALEVWKAKREMWLQQDGHTTRKFRIKLGGEPTAAKLHQGDGRTPVGHYYVSEKRPNSPFRHFLGISYPNVDDAERGFAAKLITADQWADILFANLRGEPPPWRTPLGGRVGIHGHGGRHARDSDWTEGCIAVSDDDIDYLFPIVPLGTPVNIHD is encoded by the coding sequence ATGATAGGACGACCGGGGCGGAACGCACTGTGGCTGATGATCGGCGCGGCCGCGGTGCTGGCATTCGCGGCGATGGGCCGGGCCGACGATAGGCGGCACTTCAAGCCTGCGGTGCCGGCGCTTGAAGTGTGGAAGGCCAAACGCGAGATGTGGCTGCAGCAGGATGGACACACGACGCGCAAGTTTCGCATCAAACTCGGAGGTGAGCCGACGGCGGCCAAGCTTCACCAAGGCGACGGACGCACGCCGGTCGGTCACTACTACGTTTCGGAGAAACGGCCGAACAGCCCGTTTCGACACTTTCTGGGCATCAGCTATCCCAACGTCGATGACGCGGAGCGGGGCTTCGCGGCTAAGTTGATCACCGCCGACCAATGGGCGGATATTCTGTTTGCGAACCTGCGCGGCGAGCCGCCGCCGTGGCGCACGCCCCTCGGCGGCCGCGTCGGCATTCACGGTCACGGCGGGCGCCATGCTCGCGATAGTGATTGGACCGAAGGCTGCATCGCAGTCAGCGACGACGACATCGACTATCTGTTCCCCATCGTCCCGCTCGGCACGCCGGTCAACATCCACGATTGA
- a CDS encoding phosphoribosylglycinamide formyltransferase, with the protein MAHVRLAVLLSGSGTTLQNLLDRIAAGSLDAEVVMVMASRADAFGLERARQAGIPAIAVPRRDFADLDAFNDALHAALASYRFELIVCAGFLSQFQLRGHYEGRVLNIHPALIPAFCGKGFYGEKVHRAAIESGVKVSGCTVHFADDQYDHGPIILQAAVPVLDDDTPQTLATRVQAVENELYPEAIRLWSNGRLRIEGRRVRIAP; encoded by the coding sequence ATGGCGCACGTTCGGCTCGCGGTGTTGCTGTCGGGAAGCGGCACCACCTTGCAGAACCTGCTCGATCGCATCGCGGCTGGTTCGCTCGACGCGGAAGTCGTGATGGTGATGGCTTCGCGTGCCGACGCCTTTGGGCTCGAGCGTGCGCGGCAGGCCGGAATTCCAGCCATCGCCGTGCCACGTCGTGACTTCGCCGATCTCGACGCGTTCAATGACGCGCTGCACGCGGCGCTGGCCTCGTATCGATTCGAACTAATTGTGTGCGCCGGTTTTTTGTCCCAGTTTCAGTTGCGCGGTCACTACGAGGGACGCGTACTCAACATTCATCCAGCCCTCATTCCGGCGTTCTGTGGCAAGGGCTTCTACGGCGAGAAGGTCCATCGCGCGGCGATCGAGTCGGGCGTCAAGGTCAGTGGTTGCACCGTGCACTTCGCGGACGACCAGTACGATCACGGCCCGATCATTCTGCAAGCCGCCGTGCCGGTGCTCGACGATGATACACCACAAACCCTGGCCACACGGGTGCAAGCGGTTGAAAATGAACTCTACCCTGAGGCGATCCGCCTATGGTCGAACGGCCGGTTGCGCATCGAAGGCCGACGCGTCCGTATTGCGCCGTAG
- a CDS encoding insulinase family protein has product MRRTALIAFVALLEWAAVGHAGVPPATYGTLDNGAILIVSEQRSLPVVVIQITIDAGARLDPPAKAGLANLTSELLTEGTTKRSASEISDMIDFLGASLDSNADVDFAGASLAVLKKDLPAGLDLLADVLLRPAFADAELVRRREAVLASIRASEDQPGTVASRAFQRALFGSEPYGHPVEGTIDSVPKLTRADIQSFYRQYYRPGRSIVTVVGDVSTDEIKPLLDTALQKWIGGAGEPFVYPLAHPPEQREVTIDKPLTQANIILGQRGVARDNPDYYAITVMNYILGGGGFSSRLLDNIRTRGGLAYSVSSAFSVNKAPGSFEVVMQTKSASAGDAIARARSELERIRREPVADDELSEAKRYLTGSFPLRLDSTRKISAFLSQVEFYGLGRDYADTYAARINAVTKEDVLRVAQQYLHPEEMILVVVANLKDTPLTTAPPAANVQGSEAGAH; this is encoded by the coding sequence ATGCGCCGCACGGCATTGATCGCGTTCGTCGCGCTGCTGGAGTGGGCTGCCGTTGGGCACGCCGGTGTGCCGCCCGCAACCTACGGGACGCTCGACAACGGCGCGATCTTGATCGTCTCGGAGCAGCGCAGTCTGCCGGTCGTGGTGATCCAGATTACGATCGACGCCGGGGCGCGGCTCGATCCGCCGGCCAAAGCGGGCCTCGCCAATTTGACCTCCGAGCTGTTGACCGAAGGAACGACCAAACGCAGCGCCAGCGAGATCAGCGATATGATCGATTTTCTCGGCGCCTCACTCGATTCCAACGCCGACGTGGATTTCGCCGGGGCGTCGCTGGCAGTGTTGAAAAAGGATCTGCCAGCCGGACTCGATTTGCTCGCCGATGTCTTGCTGCGCCCCGCGTTCGCGGATGCCGAGTTGGTCCGCCGGCGTGAAGCGGTGCTCGCCAGCATTCGCGCGTCGGAGGATCAGCCCGGCACGGTGGCGAGTCGCGCGTTTCAACGCGCGCTGTTCGGCAGCGAACCGTACGGGCATCCGGTGGAAGGGACCATCGACTCGGTGCCGAAACTGACGCGTGCCGACATCCAGAGTTTCTATCGCCAGTATTATCGTCCCGGGCGCTCCATTGTCACCGTCGTCGGTGACGTGTCGACGGACGAGATCAAGCCGCTACTCGACACGGCGTTGCAGAAATGGATTGGCGGCGCCGGCGAACCGTTCGTCTACCCGCTGGCGCATCCCCCGGAGCAGCGTGAGGTGACGATCGACAAGCCGCTGACGCAAGCCAACATCATCCTCGGTCAACGCGGCGTCGCCCGCGACAATCCGGACTACTACGCGATCACGGTGATGAACTACATCCTCGGCGGCGGCGGCTTTTCGTCGCGCTTGCTCGACAACATCCGCACCCGCGGCGGGTTGGCCTACTCGGTGTCGAGCGCGTTTTCGGTGAACAAGGCGCCCGGGAGTTTCGAGGTGGTGATGCAGACCAAGAGCGCGTCAGCCGGTGACGCGATTGCGCGTGCCCGTAGCGAGCTCGAACGCATCCGCCGCGAGCCGGTCGCCGACGACGAGCTGAGCGAGGCCAAGCGTTATCTGACCGGCAGCTTTCCACTGCGGCTCGACAGCACGCGCAAAATCTCCGCCTTCCTGTCGCAGGTGGAGTTCTACGGCCTCGGCCGTGACTACGCCGATACCTACGCCGCGCGCATCAATGCTGTGACCAAAGAGGACGTACTGCGCGTCGCGCAGCAGTATCTGCATCCGGAAGAAATGATTCTCGTCGTGGTCGCCAATCTCAAGGATACGCCGCTGACAACGGCGCCGCCCGCCGCGAACGTGCAGGGCAGCGAGGCGGGCGCACACTGA
- a CDS encoding pyridoxamine 5'-phosphate oxidase family protein: MAAFFERLEPEHIAFIEKQHMFFVASATDGAHPNLSPKGYEALTVLGPDRLVYVDWPGSGNQTATHVAEHGRITLMFCSFEGGTTILRVYGKGQVIARHSDEFAELAGVLGDTVGSHTRQLIAITVQRVQTSCGYAVPLFEYRGQRETLSKYYDKKHAEVDWEAYLTEHTAPQAPIVR, translated from the coding sequence ATGGCCGCGTTCTTCGAGCGACTCGAACCCGAGCACATTGCGTTCATCGAGAAGCAGCACATGTTCTTCGTAGCTTCCGCGACAGACGGGGCGCACCCGAATCTGTCGCCGAAAGGCTACGAAGCGTTGACGGTGCTGGGACCGGATCGGCTCGTCTACGTCGACTGGCCGGGCAGCGGTAACCAGACCGCCACGCACGTCGCGGAACACGGCCGCATCACGTTGATGTTCTGCAGCTTCGAGGGCGGCACGACGATCCTGCGTGTTTATGGCAAAGGGCAGGTGATCGCTCGCCACAGCGACGAGTTCGCGGAACTCGCCGGCGTGTTGGGGGACACGGTCGGCTCGCATACCCGCCAACTCATTGCGATCACCGTGCAGCGAGTGCAAACCTCGTGTGGCTACGCGGTGCCGCTGTTCGAGTATCGCGGCCAGCGAGAGACGTTGAGCAAGTACTACGACAAGAAGCACGCCGAAGTGGATTGGGAAGCGTACCTGACCGAGCACACCGCGCCGCAGGCACCGATCGTGCGCTAG
- a CDS encoding HEAT repeat domain-containing protein — MTAPDALNAIARLGTATSASVDDVAFLIAHLGDPRKLVQRRAAEALAVLAQAGVLVRPALLQALDDAQLPRRWGAAYALARIGPPPPAAIATLIEVMGSNDGDLRWAAADILKRLGPQILPPVIGIASSGNPPQRKMALYCLRDLAISSVEVDSVITTALTDVDVGVRLAGLSALVRVTRDAPAAVAWVVRLARDADAGVRRAAMSALGSLGHCTVEVKRIVIEAAQTSNDPGLRRAAERTMRMLQLRPPNPIR; from the coding sequence GTGACCGCGCCGGATGCGTTGAACGCGATCGCCCGGCTGGGCACTGCCACCAGCGCGAGCGTCGATGATGTTGCGTTCTTGATCGCGCACCTCGGTGATCCTCGTAAGCTCGTCCAGCGCCGCGCCGCCGAAGCGCTCGCGGTGCTCGCTCAAGCCGGAGTCTTGGTGCGGCCCGCCCTGTTGCAGGCACTCGACGACGCGCAACTGCCGCGGCGCTGGGGCGCCGCGTACGCGCTCGCACGCATCGGCCCCCCGCCGCCAGCCGCAATCGCCACGCTCATCGAGGTCATGGGCTCCAACGACGGCGACCTGCGCTGGGCTGCCGCTGACATTCTCAAGCGGCTCGGCCCGCAAATCCTCCCGCCGGTGATCGGCATCGCCAGCAGCGGTAATCCCCCGCAGCGGAAGATGGCGCTCTACTGTCTGCGCGATCTTGCCATCAGTTCGGTGGAGGTCGACTCGGTGATCACGACGGCGCTCACCGACGTTGATGTCGGGGTACGTCTCGCCGGCTTGAGCGCGCTGGTCCGCGTCACCCGCGACGCGCCGGCCGCCGTCGCCTGGGTCGTGCGTCTAGCCCGCGATGCCGACGCGGGCGTGCGGCGCGCCGCGATGAGTGCCCTCGGCTCGCTCGGTCATTGCACGGTTGAGGTTAAACGGATCGTGATAGAGGCGGCACAGACTTCGAATGACCCCGGGTTGCGTCGCGCCGCCGAGCGCACCATGCGGATGCTCCAGCTACGGCCTCCCAATCCTATCCGCTAG
- a CDS encoding glycosyltransferase family 2 protein — MGEVSEAQVAAVRRLSVIIPVYNEINSIGQVIDQVVAIDVGVPKEIIVVDDGSTDGTGQRLAEYQARGVIAVHTSRQNFGKGTAIRVGLRYATGDVVLIQDADLEYDVGDYPALLAPFFAGRADVVYGSRFLGSIRGMRPANRLANYLLARAVGLLFGQHLSDEATAYKLFRAEVLRRVQLNCIGFEFCPEVTAKVLRAGYRIHEVPVRYQARSAAEGKKVNWRDGFTAVFTLLRYRFRD; from the coding sequence ATGGGTGAGGTTTCTGAGGCGCAGGTCGCGGCGGTGCGCAGGTTGTCGGTGATTATTCCGGTCTACAACGAGATCAATTCGATCGGGCAGGTGATCGACCAGGTGGTGGCCATCGACGTGGGAGTCCCGAAGGAGATCATCGTCGTCGACGATGGCTCGACCGACGGCACCGGGCAGCGCTTGGCGGAGTATCAGGCGCGGGGCGTGATCGCGGTGCACACCTCGCGGCAGAATTTTGGAAAGGGTACGGCGATTCGAGTCGGGCTCCGCTACGCCACCGGCGATGTGGTGCTGATTCAGGACGCCGATCTCGAGTACGACGTTGGCGACTATCCGGCATTGCTGGCGCCGTTTTTCGCGGGCCGCGCCGACGTTGTGTACGGGTCGCGTTTCCTCGGCAGCATCCGTGGCATGCGGCCGGCGAATCGGCTGGCGAACTACTTGTTGGCACGGGCGGTCGGGTTGTTGTTCGGGCAGCACCTGAGCGACGAGGCCACCGCCTACAAGCTGTTCCGCGCCGAGGTACTGCGGCGCGTGCAATTGAATTGCATCGGATTCGAGTTTTGTCCGGAGGTGACTGCCAAAGTCCTGCGGGCCGGCTACCGCATCCACGAAGTGCCGGTCCGCTACCAAGCGCGCAGCGCGGCCGAAGGTAAGAAGGTGAATTGGCGGGATGGCTTCACGGCGGTGTTCACGTTGCTCCGCTACCGGTTCCGTGACTGA
- a CDS encoding carboxypeptidase M32, which translates to MQHEYEALVVALREQYDLKCMLALLDWDQETQLPAGAGAGRARQIGALAAIIHERETAPAFLAVVDDLAADLTRLDAGQQTDVRETKWRLDRKRCLDTALVRERAALRSESHSVWIVARRDDDFTALAPYLRQLVTIEQRVATAIDDTKPPYDVLLEGFEPGATTALLERMFRELRTGLVPLVARLKADIARRPLDSSALRGTFPLAAQQRFNRMVAQQLGLDFQRSRLDESAHPFTTEVGDDVRITTRFSKTDLRYGLSSTIHETGHALYEQGLDHSALGTPRGTACSMGVHESQSRLWENLVGRSAGFWRWLLPLAAKTFPQLATRSLASVLLAVNEARPSLIRTEADELTYNLHIIVRFELEHALVSGDLTVADLPGAWGEKMRHYLGIAPRTDRDGVLQDVHWSEGLFGYFPTYSLGNLYAAQLYAAAERELGSIDAAFAQGDFHPLLAWLRHHIHRHGQTHRAPELIAHASGAPPSATPLLAHLARKLEWIEAR; encoded by the coding sequence ATGCAGCACGAGTACGAGGCGCTGGTTGTGGCGCTGCGCGAGCAATACGATCTCAAGTGCATGCTCGCCCTGCTCGATTGGGATCAGGAAACGCAGCTGCCCGCGGGCGCGGGCGCCGGCCGGGCGCGACAGATCGGCGCACTGGCGGCGATCATTCATGAACGCGAGACGGCGCCCGCATTCCTCGCGGTGGTCGACGATCTCGCTGCCGATCTCACTCGCCTGGACGCCGGCCAACAAACCGACGTGCGCGAAACCAAGTGGCGGCTCGACCGCAAGCGGTGTCTCGACACGGCACTGGTGCGCGAGCGTGCGGCACTGCGCAGCGAGTCACACTCGGTGTGGATCGTGGCGCGGCGCGACGACGACTTTACCGCCCTCGCGCCGTACCTGCGGCAACTGGTGACGATCGAGCAACGCGTCGCGACCGCCATCGATGACACCAAGCCGCCCTACGATGTGCTGCTCGAAGGGTTCGAGCCGGGCGCCACCACCGCGCTACTCGAACGGATGTTTCGCGAACTTCGCACCGGGCTGGTCCCGTTGGTCGCGCGGCTGAAGGCGGACATCGCGCGCCGTCCGCTTGACAGCTCCGCGTTGCGCGGCACCTTCCCGCTGGCGGCACAGCAGCGTTTCAACCGGATGGTTGCGCAACAGCTCGGGCTCGACTTCCAACGCAGTCGCCTCGACGAATCCGCGCATCCGTTCACCACCGAGGTCGGCGACGACGTACGCATCACCACCCGCTTCAGTAAAACCGATCTGCGCTACGGGCTGTCCTCGACTATTCACGAGACCGGTCACGCTCTGTACGAGCAGGGGCTCGATCACAGCGCGCTCGGTACGCCCCGCGGGACTGCCTGTTCCATGGGCGTCCACGAGTCGCAGTCGCGTCTGTGGGAGAACCTCGTCGGCCGCTCGGCTGGCTTTTGGCGATGGTTGCTGCCGCTAGCGGCCAAAACCTTTCCCCAGTTGGCGACCCGCTCACTCGCCTCGGTGCTGCTGGCCGTCAACGAAGCACGACCATCACTCATCCGCACGGAAGCCGACGAGCTGACCTATAACCTGCACATCATCGTGCGCTTCGAGCTCGAGCACGCGCTCGTCAGCGGCGACCTGACCGTCGCCGATCTGCCCGGCGCCTGGGGCGAGAAGATGCGCCACTACCTCGGCATTGCGCCGCGCACTGATCGCGACGGGGTGTTGCAAGACGTACATTGGTCGGAAGGTCTGTTTGGCTACTTCCCGACCTACAGCCTGGGCAATCTGTACGCTGCGCAATTGTACGCCGCCGCGGAACGTGAGTTGGGGTCCATCGACGCCGCCTTCGCGCAGGGCGATTTTCATCCGCTCCTGGCGTGGTTGCGCCACCACATCCATCGCCACGGACAAACGCATCGCGCCCCCGAGCTGATCGCGCACGCCAGCGGGGCGCCGCCGAGCGCCACGCCGCTGCTGGCGCATCTCGCTCGCAAACTCGAGTGGATCGAAGCCCGTTGA
- a CDS encoding acyl-CoA dehydrogenase family protein encodes MSTSVELREELLATIRRFVERDVLPVASELEHRNEYPHALVAKLKELGLFGATIPAEYGGLELDVTTYAMVVEELCKGWMSLSGVLNTHLMLAYQLRTHGTDEQKRRYLPAMARGDHHGALCLTEPHAGSDVQRIRTTAKRSGDAYILNGSKMFITNARYGTLYAIAAKTDPSADPPYKGISMFIGEKGPGLTVSRDIHKLGYKGIETCEVHFEDYAVPAKNLIGGVEGQGFIHVMSGLEVGRINIAARAVGVSQAAFEHAIRYAQQRETFGKPICEHQAIQLKLADMATKIQAARLLVYSAAEKKDRGERCDVEAGMAKLFASETCLEVAIEAMRVFGGYGYTEEFPIERYYRDAPLMIIGEGTNEIQRLVIAKQLVQRYKI; translated from the coding sequence GTGAGTACATCCGTCGAGCTCCGCGAGGAACTCCTCGCCACCATCCGCCGTTTCGTCGAGCGCGACGTCCTGCCCGTCGCCAGCGAACTCGAACATCGCAACGAGTATCCCCACGCACTGGTCGCCAAGCTGAAGGAACTCGGCTTGTTCGGCGCGACGATTCCGGCCGAGTACGGCGGCTTGGAACTCGACGTGACCACCTACGCGATGGTGGTCGAAGAGTTGTGCAAGGGCTGGATGAGTCTCAGCGGCGTGCTCAACACGCATCTCATGCTCGCGTATCAATTGCGCACGCACGGCACCGACGAGCAGAAGCGGCGTTACCTCCCGGCGATGGCGCGCGGCGACCATCACGGCGCACTCTGTCTCACCGAGCCGCACGCCGGCAGCGACGTGCAACGCATCCGCACCACCGCCAAACGCAGCGGCGACGCGTACATCCTCAACGGCAGCAAGATGTTCATCACCAACGCGCGCTACGGTACGTTGTACGCCATCGCCGCGAAGACCGATCCCAGCGCCGACCCGCCCTACAAGGGCATCAGCATGTTCATCGGCGAGAAGGGGCCCGGTCTCACCGTCAGCCGCGACATTCACAAGCTCGGTTACAAAGGCATCGAAACCTGCGAAGTCCACTTCGAAGACTACGCCGTTCCGGCGAAAAACCTGATCGGCGGCGTCGAGGGGCAAGGCTTCATCCACGTCATGAGCGGCCTCGAAGTCGGCCGCATCAACATCGCCGCGCGCGCCGTCGGCGTCTCGCAGGCCGCCTTCGAACACGCCATTCGCTACGCCCAGCAACGCGAGACTTTTGGAAAGCCGATCTGCGAGCATCAAGCGATTCAGCTCAAGCTCGCCGACATGGCGACTAAGATCCAGGCCGCGCGCCTACTGGTGTACAGCGCCGCCGAGAAGAAGGACCGCGGCGAGCGCTGCGATGTCGAGGCCGGCATGGCGAAACTGTTCGCGTCGGAGACCTGCCTCGAAGTCGCCATCGAAGCGATGCGCGTGTTCGGCGGCTACGGCTACACGGAAGAGTTTCCGATCGAACGCTACTACCGCGACGCCCCACTCATGATCATCGGTGAAGGCACCAACGAGATCCAGCGTCTCGTGATCGCCAAGCAGCTCGTGCAGCGGTACAAGATTTAG
- a CDS encoding lipoate--protein ligase family protein: MQTVDFIVEEGVTPAHSLAADRHFMHAVPRASRTRNAVLRVYTFPGNLLALGRYHLAPPNSSPAGGITPIRRHSGGRALPFGDGFVGLSLVLPHRSALFSQDPFALAPYQVLNRYVRGVLESCKLVNMPAFYPGRDFVTVDGRIIGMVSFETDEAGALLFEAILANTRDFSALPRQLEAVDPTGVIKAEMLTPDSTTSLARELGTELALGEVAEMLQRGFAKQYGLLLEPHTLSPLEVQAIDALAGREFQPDSWLRQRQPRLDLDHAASTWVQLGIFETHFSLEQDRFLKEIQFSGDFIANSPAVTRLEHELRLCPAEWRAIDAVASEIFSQPEHFILGIGKARAIADTIMRGLSA, translated from the coding sequence ATGCAGACGGTTGATTTCATCGTCGAGGAGGGCGTCACCCCCGCGCACAGTCTGGCGGCTGACCGGCATTTCATGCACGCGGTACCGCGCGCGTCGCGCACCCGCAACGCCGTGCTCCGCGTCTACACTTTCCCGGGCAATCTCCTGGCGCTAGGGCGCTATCATCTGGCTCCACCCAACTCGTCGCCGGCCGGAGGCATCACGCCCATTCGGCGGCACTCGGGCGGACGGGCCCTGCCCTTCGGCGACGGCTTCGTCGGCCTGTCGCTGGTGCTGCCGCATCGCTCGGCCCTCTTTTCCCAGGACCCCTTCGCCCTCGCGCCGTATCAGGTGCTCAATCGGTACGTGCGCGGCGTGCTTGAGAGCTGCAAGCTCGTCAACATGCCTGCGTTCTATCCCGGGCGCGACTTTGTGACGGTCGACGGACGCATCATCGGGATGGTGTCCTTCGAAACCGATGAGGCCGGGGCCTTGTTGTTCGAAGCCATCCTCGCCAATACGCGTGATTTCAGCGCGCTGCCCCGGCAGCTCGAAGCCGTCGATCCCACCGGCGTGATCAAGGCGGAGATGCTCACGCCCGATAGCACGACCTCCCTAGCACGCGAGTTGGGCACCGAACTCGCACTCGGTGAGGTTGCCGAGATGTTGCAACGGGGGTTCGCCAAGCAGTACGGCTTGCTGTTGGAACCCCACACGCTCAGCCCGCTGGAAGTGCAAGCCATCGACGCGCTCGCCGGCCGCGAGTTTCAACCCGACAGCTGGCTGCGCCAGCGTCAGCCACGTCTGGATCTGGATCACGCAGCGTCGACCTGGGTGCAGCTGGGCATCTTCGAGACCCACTTCTCGTTGGAACAAGATCGCTTCCTGAAGGAGATTCAGTTCAGCGGCGACTTCATCGCCAACTCGCCGGCGGTAACTCGACTCGAGCACGAGCTGCGTCTGTGCCCGGCCGAATGGCGCGCCATCGATGCGGTCGCGTCGGAGATTTTCTCGCAACCCGAGCATTTCATCCTCGGCATCGGTAAAGCGCGAGCGATCGCCGACACCATCATGCGAGGCCTCTCTGCGTGA
- a CDS encoding insulinase family protein: MRRTSRSLLLAVLLCAALTSRTFAATYAERVHEQVLPNGLKMLLLEDHKAPVAVFQIWYRVGSRNETLGRTGLSHLLEHMMFKGTEKVAPEDYSKIIQRNGGNTNAFTTQDYTTYFATMASDRLGVVNELEADRLAHLKLAEEQFTPERQVVMEERRLRTEDNPTSALFESISAAAYTAHPYGWPVIGWMEDVRQLTLDDLTHYFHTYYVPNNALVVAVGDFDATQLAAQIATEFGPIAASAPPPPAVRAIEPAQQGERRVVLQREAQLPFVGVAYHVPNLHDGDAPAIEVLAGVLAGGKSSRLYHELVYRQRLAREVGGNADYVSVDPGVFMLYGQPLPGKKVGELEKALLAEVTKLQITPPSDREVEKAKNQIEASFIFGQDSDFYQGLVLGQYEIAGDWRLVDQYIPAMQAVTAADVQRVATKYLTAANRTVGVLDPLPPRPGKRLPPAAPPPGMVR, from the coding sequence ATGCGTAGAACGAGTCGAAGTCTTCTCCTCGCTGTGCTGCTGTGCGCGGCGCTCACCTCGCGGACGTTCGCGGCGACGTATGCCGAGCGGGTGCATGAGCAAGTGTTGCCCAACGGCCTCAAGATGTTGTTGCTCGAAGACCACAAGGCCCCGGTGGCTGTCTTCCAGATCTGGTATCGGGTCGGCTCGCGCAACGAGACGCTCGGCCGCACGGGCCTGTCGCACTTGCTCGAACACATGATGTTCAAGGGCACCGAGAAGGTCGCGCCCGAGGACTACTCGAAGATCATTCAGCGCAACGGCGGCAACACCAACGCGTTCACGACGCAGGACTACACGACCTACTTCGCGACGATGGCGAGCGATCGCCTTGGTGTGGTCAACGAGTTGGAAGCGGATCGCCTCGCCCACCTCAAGCTGGCAGAGGAGCAGTTCACCCCCGAGCGGCAAGTGGTGATGGAAGAGCGCCGCTTGCGAACCGAAGACAATCCGACATCGGCCCTGTTCGAGTCGATCAGTGCGGCGGCCTACACCGCGCACCCGTACGGCTGGCCTGTGATCGGCTGGATGGAAGACGTTCGCCAACTAACGCTCGACGATCTCACGCACTACTTCCACACTTACTACGTGCCCAACAACGCGCTCGTGGTGGCGGTTGGCGACTTTGACGCCACTCAGCTCGCGGCGCAGATTGCCACAGAATTCGGGCCGATCGCCGCGAGCGCTCCGCCGCCGCCCGCAGTGCGCGCGATAGAACCGGCGCAGCAGGGCGAACGGCGCGTGGTCTTGCAGCGCGAAGCGCAGTTGCCGTTTGTGGGCGTAGCGTATCATGTGCCCAACCTGCACGACGGCGACGCCCCGGCAATCGAGGTCCTCGCTGGCGTGCTAGCCGGCGGGAAGAGTTCGCGGCTGTACCATGAACTCGTCTATCGCCAGCGCCTGGCCCGCGAAGTCGGTGGCAACGCGGACTACGTCTCGGTCGATCCGGGCGTGTTCATGCTCTACGGCCAGCCGTTGCCGGGCAAGAAGGTCGGCGAGCTAGAGAAGGCCCTCCTCGCGGAAGTGACGAAGCTGCAGATCACTCCTCCCAGCGACCGCGAGGTGGAGAAGGCGAAGAATCAAATCGAGGCATCGTTCATCTTCGGCCAAGATTCGGACTTCTATCAAGGCCTCGTGCTCGGGCAGTACGAGATCGCTGGCGATTGGCGCTTGGTCGATCAATACATTCCGGCAATGCAAGCGGTGACGGCTGCTGATGTGCAGCGCGTAGCCACCAAGTATCTCACTGCGGCTAACCGCACCGTGGGCGTTCTCGATCCGTTACCGCCGCGGCCGGGGAAACGACTGCCACCGGCAGCGCCGCCGCCGGGGATGGTGCGCTAA
- a CDS encoding alpha-L-glutamate ligase-like protein: protein MIARLRWLHRNVLGLNRRTQQLMLRLNSPQLVALVDHKARTKAVLAQRGLAVPATHARCDRVRELGSLQRAIEQHEEFVLKPARGAGGEGVVVIAGRSGDRLMRVGGGTLTRRDLLAHAADILGGAFSLSQTRDEVLVEERLRTDAALAPFCPAGVADLRVLVVQGVPLMAMLRLPTRASGGRANLHVGGIGVGLHLASGVARHAIWRDRSVARHPDTEQPLSAVRVSDWRDVLRLAARCYDAVPLGYLGVDIVIDGRRGPVILELNARPGLSIQLANRCGLRPLLDGLGRALHAERGTTDVEQRVLLGIAVSEEGNRVR from the coding sequence GTGATCGCTCGGCTGCGGTGGCTGCATCGCAACGTGCTCGGGCTCAATCGTCGCACTCAGCAACTGATGCTGCGGCTCAACTCGCCGCAGTTGGTCGCGCTGGTAGATCACAAGGCGCGCACGAAGGCGGTGCTGGCGCAGCGCGGGCTTGCGGTGCCCGCGACGCACGCGCGTTGCGATCGCGTGCGCGAGTTGGGCAGTCTTCAGAGGGCGATCGAACAGCACGAGGAATTCGTTCTCAAGCCGGCGCGCGGCGCCGGCGGGGAAGGCGTGGTGGTCATCGCCGGTCGCAGCGGCGATCGGTTGATGCGAGTCGGCGGCGGCACGCTGACGCGGCGCGATCTGCTGGCGCATGCGGCCGATATCCTCGGTGGTGCGTTTTCGTTGAGTCAGACCCGCGACGAGGTGCTTGTGGAAGAGCGCCTGCGGACGGACGCGGCACTGGCGCCGTTCTGTCCGGCGGGGGTGGCAGATCTGCGCGTGCTGGTAGTGCAGGGCGTGCCGTTGATGGCGATGCTGCGGTTGCCGACGCGGGCGTCGGGTGGGCGTGCGAATCTGCACGTGGGCGGCATCGGAGTGGGTTTGCATCTGGCCTCCGGCGTGGCCCGGCACGCCATCTGGCGTGATCGCTCGGTGGCGCGCCATCCCGATACCGAGCAACCGCTGTCGGCCGTACGCGTTTCGGACTGGCGAGACGTGCTCCGATTGGCCGCGCGCTGCTACGATGCCGTGCCGCTGGGATACCTGGGCGTCGACATCGTCATCGACGGCCGCAGGGGGCCGGTCATTTTAGAGTTGAACGCGCGGCCCGGTTTGAGTATCCAATTGGCGAATCGTTGCGGGCTGCGTCCGTTGTTGGACGGTCTGGGGCGCGCCTTGCACGCCGAGCGAGGGACAACTGATGTGGAACAGCGTGTGCTTCTCGGTATTGCCGTGAGCGAGGAAGGAAACCGAGTGCGATGA